A portion of the Pomacea canaliculata isolate SZHN2017 linkage group LG13, ASM307304v1, whole genome shotgun sequence genome contains these proteins:
- the LOC112554380 gene encoding putative nuclease HARBI1 gives MAAASEATTEKAMMLMEMFDDDNNYTYHAYTDDDDTDDETDDEIIIETIDRSINEGLFIAASLCQRKRKKPTRIRDYVERTVQEYCEVEFHQHFRMHRADFEVLCNWIGPLLPKERTISLEKKTLATLWFLGNQESFRGIGNRFNLSKGSLRRVIHLICRTLASHQKKWIKWPALAEMHENASQFQAAALHHLLGAGFPGVIGALDGTHVQITAPSQHRDSFVNRKKDISIQMQVICNKSLLFLDVCAGYPGSVHDARVFRKSSIFKYLQDNPLPPAFHLLGDSAYQLTNTVLVPFRDNGHLTDSEKKYNRAHSSTRVEIERAIGLLTPVGPRGLLKGKFRKLKFVDMQIVQHIPVIMVAACVLHNFIILNRGIDEDEIITVDDVYNYQDEGEDRPASSGIRKRLEIARALP, from the exons ATGGCGGCTGCCAGCGAAGCAACGACTGAGAAGGCAATGATGTTGATGGAAATGTTTGACGACGACAACAATTACACATACCACGCTTACACCGATGACGATGACACCGACGACGAAACTGATGACGAAATAATAATTGAAACAATCGATCGCAGCATCAACGAAGGGTTATTTATAGCGGCATCCCTTTGTCAACGAAAGAGGAAAAAGCCTACAAGAATCAGAGATTATGTAGAAAGAACAGTACAGGAGTACTGTGAAGTAGAATTTCATCAGCATTTTCGAATGCACAGGGCAGATTTTGAA GTACTTTGTAACTGGATTGGCCCCTTGTTGCCCAAGGAGCGTACAATCAGCTTGGAGAAAAAAACGCTGGCAACATTGTGGTTCCTTGGGAACCAAGAATCCTTCAGAGGGATTGGCAACAGATTTAATCTCAGCAAGGGATCACTTAGGAGAGTAATCCATCTTATCTGCCGCACACTAGCATCTCATCAAAAGAAATGGATTAAGTGGCCAGCTCTGGCtgaaatgcatgaaaatgcTTCGCAGTTCCAAGCAG CTGCCCTGCACCATCTCTTGGG AGCTGGTTTTCCGGGTGTTATTGGAGCTCTAGATGGGACCCATGTTCAAATAACAGCTCCAAGCCAGCACAGGGACTCCTTTGTCAATCGTAAAAAGGACATAAGTATCCAAATGCAGGTTATCTGCAATAAATCCCTTTTGTTTTTGGATGTGTGTGCAGGATATCCAGGTTCCGTGCACGATGCACGGGTTTTTCGTAAAAGctcaatttttaaatatttacaagataaTCCGCTGCCTCCCGCTTTTCATCTGCTAGGGGATTCTGCATATCAATTGACAAATACAGTTTTGGTGCCTTTTAGAGATAATGGTCATTTGACCGACAGTGAAAAGAAGTACAATAGGGCGCATTCCTCAACGCGAGTAGAAATAGAGCGAGCTATAGGGTTATTgacccctgtgggaccccggg ggTTATTGAAGGGAAAATTTAGAAAACTCAAGTTTGTAGACATGCAGATAGTTCAACATATCCCTGTCATCATGGTGGCAGCTTGtgttttacacaattttatcATTCTGAACAGAGGCATTGATGAAGATGAGATCATTACAGTTGATGATGTGTATAATTACCAAGATGAGGGTGAAGACAGACCTGCTTCCAGCGGTATTCGAAAGCGCCTAGAAATTGCACGTGCGCTACCATAA
- the LOC112553980 gene encoding uncharacterized protein LOC112553980, whose translation MSRGSKGCSRRAAQRARVRYWGRCRCTRSTANLAAGMLPPGFKKDSRTWLHKNPKPRSEDVDKTAVLRRFLDNERTHEDCSPYFLVEHAGKQFKKDSRTWLHKSSLKKQQQQLKSRRKCPGPVAGDGCREPEFARSNTDVRIGLQDKLRHKGSTIHSSDCDILSNDHSMRNVLRKKRGDTALMHNIPTRRPYRTLSEERLGDEVNSIMAYNCLNTYSNSGERVTELADETTHAVPGEDNCNQQQRMYFEGTLPHNRYLCSYPSIVTDDKWRETVRVKSDTSSSDNSKGSMETLAPIYDDIYNTNDKGERISSPGMPHSASDKLWVYPTDSRSSVGSTCVENAQLKMMSLCASPPAVRAPMGSISEEDLKSSDVDM comes from the exons ATGAGCCGTGGCAGCAAAGGTTGTAGCAGGAGAGCGGCACAAAGGGCCAGGGTAAGATACTGGGGCAGGTGTAGATGCACACGGTCAACAGCAAATCTGGCAGCGGGCATGCTACCACCTGGGTTCAAGAAGGATTCGAGAACCTGGCTGCACAAGAATCCCAAGCCCAGATCCGAAGATGTCGACAAGACTGCGGTGCTGAGACGCTTTCTGGACAACGAGAGGACCCACGAGGACTGCTCGCCTTACTTTCTCGTGGAACATGCCGGCAAGCAGTTCAAGAAGGACTCGCGGACCTGGCTACACAAGTCCTCTCTTAagaagcaacaacagcagctgaAGTCGCGCCGGAAGTGCCCGGGACCTGTCGCCGGGGATGGCTGTCGCGAGCCG GAATTTGCCCGCAGCAACACAGACGTGCGGATTGGTCTCCAGGATAAGCTTCGCCACAAGGGATCCACCATCCACTCAAGCGACTGCGACATCCTCAGCAACGACCACAGCATGCGCAACGTGCTGCGCAAGAAGCGGGGCGACACGGCGCTGATGCACAACATTCCTACTCGCCGACCTTACCGCACGCTGTCGGAGGAGCGCCTGGGGGATGAGGTCAACAGCATCATGGCCTACAACTGCCTCAACACCTACAGCAACAGTG GAGAGCGCGTAACGGAGTTGGCAGACGAAACCACCCACGCAGTCCCAGGGGAAGACAACTGCAACCAGCAGCAAAGGATGTACTTTGAAGGCACCCTCCCGCACAACAGGTATCTCTGTTCCTACCCGTCCATTGTTACAGACGACAAATGGAGGGAGACGGTGAGGGTGAAGTCGGATACCTCGTCGTCGGACAACTCCAAAGGGTCGATGGAGACCTTGGCCCCCATCTATGATGATAT CTACAACACGAACGACAAAGGGGAGAGGATTTCATCCCCCGGCATGCCTCACTCCGCATCCGACAAGCTGTGGGTCTACCCGACCGATAGCCGATCGTCTGTGGGTAGCACGTGCGTGGAGAACGCGCAGCTGAAGATGATGTCGCTGTGCGCCTCCCCACCGGCAGTTCGTGCTCCGATGGGCTCCATATCTGAAGAGGACCTCAAGAGCAGCGACGTCGACATGTGA
- the LOC112553979 gene encoding adhesion G protein-coupled receptor E4-like: protein MPLFRDQCEESRAAQRHFTRSSLSSLDDNETNTTSVSQQMLPSSSTTLFSMFSTSEKLCICANCCHHLCPSFGDSCVDCNKTCLNTWPPEGDDLNKTIPDSFIFKEKSTTAVRLFMDCSPFATSEGSQVIMVSRCNNSTLQLSDQQRQLYEGNETLVVLTNCEQDKSHKFADRADGIPAVCYSPSLDNEKYLHLFRFYSLEQLATLICLLVSIVSLLLVLLTYSLLPKLRNASGVIVMSLSASMLTLQGLGLLLQLPRGWLCLIVAWLLHWSQLATFLWNSVLAFDLTFTLRSKSVGHASNGSRGRALRCYIMLCWLLPLLVVVCLGVMDHYGVYNVGYATGGQCYIGTCSAILWLMIVPMSATFLFNFSCYVFALSTIVHTSKMLRHATISSQGGPNLADKRRLLVYIRITLIMGLTWAFYFAAVFVPLIELWIVNIVLNSSQGLYFLISFVLKRRVRIMLRDRFSNLRLCKSG from the exons ATGCCGTTATTCAGAGATCAGTGCGAAGAAAGTCGAGCAGCACAACGTCACTTTACTCGGTCATCGCTGTCATCGCTAGATGATAATGAAACCAACACAACTTCTGTGTCTCAGCAGATGTTGCCAAGCTCATCTACGACGCTCTTTTCGATGTTCAGCACCAGTGAAAAGCTATGTATCTGTGCGAACTGCTGTCATCACTTGTGTCCATCATTCGGCGATTCTTGTGTTGACTGCAACAAAACTTGTCTAAACACTTGGCCACCAGAGGGCGATGATTTAAATAAG ACTATCCCAGACTCTTTCATCTTCAAAGAAAAGAGCACCACAGCAGTGAGACTCTTCATGGACTGCTCTCCCTTTGCCACCTCTGAAGGGTCACAGGTCATAATGGTATCCAG GTGTAATAATTCTACTCTTCAATTGAGTGACCAGCAAAGACAACTTTATGAAGGTAACGAAACCCTGGTTGTCCTGACTAACTGTGAGCAAGACAAAAGCCACAAATTCGCTGATCGCGCCGACGGAATTCCAGCGGTATGTTACAGTCCCTCGTTAGACAACGAAAAGTATCTGCATCTGTTCAGATTCTACTCTCTGGAGCAGCTCGCGACCCTCATCTGCCTCCTCGTCTCCATCGTCAGCCTGCTCCTGGTGTTGCTAACATACTCCCTTCTGCCGAAGCTGCGCAACGCTTCCGGCGTCATCGTCATGTCCCTCTCCGCCTCCATGCTGACGTTGCAAGGGTTAGGACTGCTTCTTCAGCTACCCCGAGGGTGGCTGTGTCTGATCGTCGCATGGCTCTTGCACTGGAGTCAGCTGGCGACGTTTCTTTGGAACTCGGTCCTGGCATTCGACCTGACTTTCACCCTCAGAAGCAAGTCAGTCGGACACGCATCAAACGGGTCAAGAGGTCGTGCTTTGCGGTGTTACATCATGTTGTGCTGGCTGCTGCCGCTGCTTGTCGTCGTCTGCCTCGGTGTCATGGACCACTACGGCGTCTACAACGTGGGCTACGCTACTGGTGGGCAGTGCTACATAGGGACATGTAGCGCCATCTTGTGGTTAATGATCGTCCCCATGTCTGCCACGTTTCTGTTTAATTTCTCATGCTATGTCTTCGCGCTCTCTACCATCGTGCACACCTCAAAGATGTTGCGGCACGCCACGATCTCCAGCCAGGGAGGACCTAACTTGGCAGACAAAAGGAGGCTGCTTGTCTACATCCGCATCACGCTGATCATGGGCTTGACCTGGGCTTTTTACTTTGCAGCGGTTTTTGTCCCCCTGATAGAACTTTGGATCGTCAACATCGTGCTAAACTCTTCCCAAGGCTTATATTTCCTGATTTCTTTCGTTCTAAAGCGAAGAGTTAGGATCATGCTACGAGACCGTTTCTCTAATCTTCGACTCTGTAAGTCAGGATAA
- the LOC112554379 gene encoding uncharacterized protein LOC112554379 has translation MDSRERCLLLIELYRDIVNCFSNSAIKRHEVWRKIASQIQAKGHHVTGDMCDKKFRSLRNRYKIIADGNQSSGRGRRRWEYFDLLEDLFTGDPAVQPLSIVETLTGIQMRPTMPQKALGPLSLAAPSTSTSTFTAQSPSTPASPSASTAQSTSAKSPNPDFLDRRSKKRKRTVAGPPQWFLDYTQKQKEEMGKLRQEFQEKNLIMKEKNNLLKHKIDLLDKHLADQTKLFQEKNDLLKSYINKLHAPPSPGSSE, from the exons ATGGACTCACGAGAAAGGTGTTTACTTCTCATTGAGCTTTACAGGGACATCGTGAACTGTTTTTCAAATTCAGCGATAAAGCGCCATGAAGTGTGGCGCAAAATCGCCTCACAAATTCAGGCGAAGGGCCACCATGTCACAGGTGATATGTGTGACAAGAAATTTAGATCGCTGCGAAACAG GTATAAAATTATTGCTGATGGGAATCAGTCATCTggaagagggagaaggaggTGGGAGTATTTTGATCTTTTAGAAGACCTATTCACTGGAGACCCAGCTGTTCAGCCACTGTCGATTGTCGAGACGCTGACAGGAATCC AAATGAGACCGACTATGCCACAAAAGGCACTGGGCCCATTGTCATTGGCGGCACCgtccacatcaacatcaacattcaCCGCACAGTCCCCATCAACTCCCGCATCTCCATCAGCATCGACTGCACAGTCCACATCAGCCAAGTCCCCAAACCCTGATTTCTTGGACAGAAGGAGCAAGAAACGGAAAAGAACTGTGGCAGGACCACCACAGTGGTTTTTAGACTATACTCagaagcaaaaagaagaaatgggcAAATTAAGACAGGAATTTCAGGAGAAAAACCTAATCATGAAAGAGAAGAACAATCTTCTGAAGCACAAAATTGATCTCCTGGACAAACACTTGGCTGACCAAACAAAGctcttccaagaaaaaaatgatctcCTTAAGAGCTACATAAACAAGCTACATGCACCACCCAGTCCTGGCagttcagaataa